One Drechmeria coniospora strain ARSEF 6962 chromosome 01, whole genome shotgun sequence genomic region harbors:
- a CDS encoding translation elongation factor 1 alpha, translating to MGKEDKTHINVVVITGHLIYQCGGIDKRTIEKFEKEAAELGKGSFKYAWVLDKLKAERERGITIDIALWKFETPKYYVTVIDAPGHRDFIKNMITGTSQADCAILIIAAGTGEFEAGISKDGQTREHALLAYTLGVKQLIVAINKMDTTKWSEARFQEIIKETSNFIKKVGYNPKTVAFVPISGFHGDNMLAASSNCPWYKGWEKETKAGKSTGKTLLEAIDSIEPPKRPTDKPLRLPLQDVYKIGGIGTVPVGRIETGILKPGMVVTFAPSNVTTEVKSVEMHHEQLTEGVPGDNVGFNVKNVSVKDIRRGNVAGDSKNDPPMGAASFDAQVIVLNHPGQVGAGYAPVLDCHTAHIACKFSEIKEKIDRRTGKAVEAAPKFIKSGDSAIVKMVPSKPMCVEAFTDYPPLGRFAVRDMRQTVAVGVIKSVEKSTGAAAKVTKSAAKAAKK from the exons ATGGG TAAGGAGGATAAGACTCACATCAACGTCGTCGTTATC ACCGGTCACCTGATCTACCAGTGCGGTGGTATCGACAAGCGTACCATTGAGAAGTTCGAGAAG GAAGCCGCCGAACTTGGCAAGGGTTCTTTCAAGTATGCTTGGGTTCTTGACAAGCTCAAGGCCGAGCGTGAGCGTGGTATCACCATCGACATTGCTCTCTGGAAGTTCGAGACTCCCAAGTACTATGTCACCGTCATTG ACGCTCCTGGCCACCGTGATTTCATCAAGAACATGATCACGGGTACCTCCCAGGCCGATTGCGCTATCCTCATTATCGCTGCCGGCACTGGTGAGTTCGAGGCTGGTATCTCCAAGGATGGCCAGACTCGTGAGCACGCTCTGCTCGCTTACACCCTTGGTGTCAAGCAGCTCATCGTTGCTATCAACAAGATGGACACCACCAAGTGGTCCGAGGCCCGTTTCCAGGAAATCATCAAGGAGACCTCCAACTTCATCAAGAAGGTCGGATACAACCCCAAGACCGTCGCCTTCGTTCCCATCTCCGGTTTCCACGGCGACAACATGcttgccgcctcctccaACTGCCCCTGGTACAAGGGCTGGGAGAAGGAGACCAAGGCTGGCAAGTCCACCGGTAAGACtctcctcgaggccatcgactCCATCGAGCCTCCCAAGCGTCCCACCGACAAGCCTCTCCGTCTTCCTCTCCAGGATGTCTACAAGATTGGCGGTATCGGCACAGTTCCCGTCGGCCGTATCGAGACCGGTATCCTCAAGCCCGGTATGGTCGTTACCTTCGCTCCTTCCAACGTCACCACCGAAGTCAAGTCCGTTGAGATGCACCACGAGCAGCTCACCGAGGGTGTTCCCGGCGACAACGTTGGTTTCAACGTGAAGAACGTCTCCGTCAAGGACATTCGCCGTGGCAACGTTGCCGGTGACTCCAAGAACGACCCCCCCATGGGTGCCGCTTCCTTCGACGCTCAGGTCATCGTTCTCAACCACCCCGGTCAGGTCGGTGCCGGTTACGCTCCCGTTCTGGACTGCCACACTGCCCACATTGCCTGCAAGTTCTCCGAGATCAAGGAGAAGATTGACCGCCGTACCGGTAAGGCTGTTGAGGCTGCCCCCAAGTTCATCAAGTCTGGTGACTCTGCCATCGTCAAGATGGTTCCCTCCAAGCCCATGTGCGTCGAGGCCTTCACCGACTACCCTCCCCTGGGTCGTTTCGCCGTCCGTGACATGCGTCAAACCGTCGCTGTCGGTGTCATCAAGTCCGTCGAGAAGTCCActggtgccgccgccaaggtcaCCAAGTCCGCTGCCAAGGCTGCCAAGAAATAA
- a CDS encoding major facilitator superfamily transporter, whose protein sequence is MTSTDANHVRQISFTFILPLFPKLLEFYRDREAPSLLEHGPPTLLQRVLGGLNRYKAAFSRPIASRHDIVLLGGAMGSLFSLLQAVASPVIGYLSDRYGRRRALLVSMSGNILSVLLWVAAVDFRTFIASRIVGGLSEGNVQLATAMASDISDEANRGSTMAIIGACFSVAFTFGPALGAWLSSQTIVAANPFAAAAGFSLALIVAETVYIYRCLPETLPSLTGGGGNAVDGTPKGEREKPKGSAAVERTNSPALLYAVNFLFLLFFSGMETSLSFMTYDLFSFTSGQNGRLLGYIGLVASVLQGGVSRRLPPLLSVRIGVASCFAAFVLLGRITTVGGLYAAATCLAITSATVVTSLNALTSFEASDAERGSKLGQLRSWGQLGRGIGPVLFTSVYWWAGRAYAYGVGATGMAIVATAAFTRLASPRGAGRPTAP, encoded by the exons ATGACTAGTACTGACGCAAACCACGTACGACAGATCTCGTTCACATTCATCCTCCCGTTGTTCCCGAAGCTTCTCGAATTCTACCGCGACCGTGAAGCCCCCTCGCTTCTTGAGCATGGCCCGCCGACTCTTCTGCAGCGAGTCCTCGGCGGTCTGAACAGATACAAGGCTGCGTTTTCTAGACCGATCGCATCGCGACACGATATTGTCTTGCTCGGAGGCGCCATGGGCTCCCTCTTCTC CCTGCtgcaggccgtcgcctcgcccgtcATCGGCTACCTCTCAGATCGCTatggtcgacgacgggcccTCCTCGTTTCCATGAGCGGCAACATCCTCTCCGTTCTCCTCTGGGTCGCGGCAGTCGACTTTCGCACCTTCATCGCGagccgcatcgtcggcggcctgtcGGAGGGCAACGTCCAGCTCGCaacggccatggccagcgacatctcggacgaggccaacCGCGGGTCGACCATGGCCATCATCGGTGCCTgcttctccgtcgccttcACCTTCGGCCCAGCCCTCGGCGCGTGGCTGAGTAGCCAGACGATCGTGGCGGCAAACccgttcgccgccgccgccggcttcagCCTGGCATTGATCGTGGCGGAAACGGTGTACATCTATCGTTGCCTGCCAGAAACGCTACCCTCCTTGACGGGTGGCGGGGGCAATGCCGTGGATGGGACGCCGaagggagagagagagaagCCGAAAGGGTCGGCGGCTGTGGAGCGGACAAATTCGCCCGCGCTGTTGTACGCCGTCAACTTTCTCTTCCTCCTGTTCTTCTCCGGCATGGAGACCTCGCTGTCATTCATGACCTACGACCTCTTCTCCTTCACCTCGGGCCAGAACGGCAGGCTCCTGGGATacatcggcctcgtcgcctcggtgCTCCAGGGCGGCGTTTCTCGACGGCTGCCGCCCCTGCTCTCGGTCCGGATCGGTGTCGCCTCCTGCTTCGCCgccttcgtcctcctcggccgcatcaccaccgtcggcggcctgtacgcggcggcgacgtgccTCGCCATCACTTCGGCAACGGTCGTGACGAGCCTCAACGCGCTGACGAGCTTCGAGGCCAGCGACGCCGAGCGCGGAAGCAAGCTCGGCCAGCTTCGCAGCTGGGGCCAGCTGGGTCGCGGCATCGGGCCGGTGCTCTTCACGAGCGTGTACTGGTGGGCCGGTCGCGCTTACGCGTACGGCGTCGGAGCGACGGGCATGGCCATCGTTGCCACCGCTGCCTTCACGAGACTGGCGTCGCCGAGAGGCGCCgggaggccgacggcaccttGA
- a CDS encoding hypothetical protein (related to trichodiene oxygenase cytochrome P450) — MAAKDLVLSISWAQFASIAFVIWALYAVTVAIRRLWISPIAHIPGPKLAALSQYYEFFYDIILGGQYTFRIIEMHKKYGGIVRINPWEVHVADCDFHSELYSTKPRDKWAFYAKQFGAPHCALATLDHYHHKLRRSALNPFFSTQSVRNLQPVLDERVNALLEALERCATRQRGRPLNVMYPFSAFSNDVINEYAFARSDHLIEEPDFGAEVTDNLLTGTHMGMFVKHMSWALRLVSSLPESFSGCWVPGWGGFLKMKKDIVDQICEIKASENTAKWQLDVSHPTIFHEMLSSKLLPAEEKTPTRLAQEGQILVQGGTLTTSWTLTMAIFHLLHQPDKLRRLRDELFEAMPEPDEAVPLARLEKLPYLRAVVKEALRHNIGTSGRLPRIAPHEVLAWTDPKTGKRWTIPPGSVVSMSPFLLMSNDDVFPDAVGFHPERWLEGAGEGLEKYLIQVFGGGTRICLGMALAHAELHLLLAKLFRRWGGGGRVGETTDGDRRPGDVGVLKIFETTARDCQMASDYFVPIPYKGSKGVRVVMELN; from the exons ATGGCGGCCAAAGACTTGGTGCTCTCCATCTCTTGGGCTCAGTTCGCTTCCATCGCATTCGTCATCTGGGCTTTGTACgcggtgacggtggcgatTCGACGTCTATGGATCAGCCCAATCGCCCACATCCCAGGTCCTAAACTGGCTGCTCTCAGCCAGTACTACGAGTTCTTTTATGACATTATCCTGGGTGGTCAGTACACCTTCAGGATAATCGAAATGCACAAAAAGTATGGCGGCATTGTTCGCATCAACCCCTGGGAGGTGCACGTCGCCGACTGCGACTTCCACTCAGAGTTGTACTCGACCAAGCCGCGAGACAAGTGGGCGTTTTATGCGAAGCAG TTTGGCGCTCCTC ACTGTGCTCTGGCGACGCTCGACCACTACCACCACAAACTGCGACGCAGCGCGCTGAACCCCTTCTTCTCAACGCAGAGCGTCCGAAACTTGCAACCGGTGCTGGACGAGCGGGTGAACGCCCTTTTGGAAGCGTTGGAGCGCTGTGCGACAAGGCAGCGTGGCCGGCCGTTGAACGTCATGTATCCCTTTTCGGCCTTCTCCAACG ATGTCATCAACGAATACGCGTTTGCAAGGAGCGACCATCTGA TCGAGGAGCCAGACTTTGGCGCCGAGGTCACCGACAACCTGCTGACTGGAACGCACATGGGCATGTTCGTCAAGCACATGAGTTGGGCCCTGCGTCTCGTCAGCAGCCTTCCGGAGTCGTTTTCGGGTTGCTGGGTTCCCG GTTGGGGAGGCTTCTTGAAGATGAAGAAGGACATCGTCGACCAGATCTGCGAGATCAAGGCATCGGAGAATACGGCCAAGTGGCAGCTGGATGTCAGCCACCCGACCATCTTTCACGAGATGCTCTCGTCGAAGCTACTaccggccgaggagaagacgccgacgcggctTGCGCAGGAGGGACAGATCCTCGTCCAAGGTGGCACGCTGACCACATCCTGGACGCTGACCATGGCCATCTTCCACCTCCTTCACCAGCCAGACAAGCTGCGGAGGTTGCGGGACGAACTTTTCGAAGCCATGCCGGAGCCGGACGAGGCGGTCCCTCTCGCCCGGCTGGAGAAGCTGCCCTATCTTCGggccgtcgtcaaggaggCGCTTCGACACAACATTGGCACGAGCGGTCGACTTCCTCGCATTGCACCCCACGAAGTATTGGCCTGGACGGATCCAAAGACGGGCAAGAGATGGACGATACCGCCGGGGAGCGTCGTCAGCATGAGCCCGTTCTTGCTCATGTCGAACGACGACGTCTTCCCGGATGCGGTGGGTTTCCATCCAGAGCGATGGCTCgagggtgccggcgaggggcTCGAAAAGTACCTCATCCAGGTCTTCGGGGGTGGCACGCGGATTTGTCTAGGCATGGCCCTTGCCCACGCCGAGCTGCACCTGCTGCTGGCGAAGCTGTTCCGCCGctggggaggcggcgggcgcgtTGGCGAGacgaccgacggcgaccgAAGGCCGGGAGACGTTGGCGTGTTGAAGATCTtcgagacgacggctcgaGACTGCCAGATGGCGTCGGACTACTTCGTGCCCATCCCGTACAAG GGCAGCAAGGGCGTCCGTGTCGTGATGGAGCTGAACTGA
- a CDS encoding acetyl-coenzyme A transporter 1 gives MGAQVRRPSSPKPKPPPLSLRDECVDGTMSTGVELRRKVSNAGSEVITRNFISRASFSLDEDVPKTPGAIAHGFRELPRQDQRNFLLLVLLYFLQGIPMGLAMGSVPFLLKNHMSYGQIGTFSLASYPYSLKLFWSPFVDAVWSPRFGRRKTWIVPIQFISGFGLIYLGSHVEEMMETMGKPAGPTVWGFMLWWFFLVLMCATQDIAVDGWALTLLTPSNVSYASTAQTVGLTAGHFMSYTVFLALNASDFANKWVRTVPSDDGLVSLGGYLIFWGWAYILVTLGLGFMKSEEKSQNEDGVWDVYKIMWGILKLKNVQTIIIVHLIAKIGFQANDGVTNLKLLDKGFGKDNMALTVLIDFPFEIGLGYYAGMWSQKYTPMRLWCWGFVGRLIAAVLAQITVAIFPSSGVTGWYLLVVIAEHIFSTFTNTVMFVAVSAFHAKVSDPVIGGTYMTLLATVSNLGGTFPKYFVLKLVDALTVATCHPNRSAERPETKGPFITTPFSCAVQAEKERCENGGGACVMTRDGFYMVNMLCVAFGIATFVWYIRPRVMLLQNLPLRAWRLSPGK, from the exons ATGGGTGCACAAGTCCGgcgtccctcgtcgccaaagCCTAAACCACCTCCCCTTTCGCTGAGGGACGAGTGTGTGGACGGCACGATGAGTACAGGCGTTGAGCTGCGGCGCAAAGTCTCCAACGCGGGCTCCGAAGTCATCACGAGGAACTTCATCTCCCGCGCAAGCTTCTCACTTGACGAAGACGTGCCCAAGACGCCGGGTGCCATCGCCCATGGCTTCCGAGAGCTGCCCCGGCAGGACCAGAGGaacttcctcctcctcgtccttctcTACTTCCTGCAGGGGATCCCCATGGGCCTCGCCATGGGATCGGTCCCCTTCCTGCTCAAGAACCACATGTCGTACGGGCAGATCGGCACCTTCAGCCTCGCGTCCTACCCCTACTCGCTCAAGCTGTTCTGGAGCCCCTTTGTCGACGCTGTCTGGAGCCCCCGGTTCGGACGACGGAAGACGTGGATCGTTCCCATCCAGTTCATCTCGGGATTCGGCCTCATCTATCTCGGCTCCCACGTCGAGGAGATGATGGAGACGATGGGCAAGCCGGCCGGTCCCACAGTCTGGGGCTTCATGCTCTGGTGgttcttcctcgtcctcatgTGCGCCACCCAGgacatcgccgtcgacggctgggcCCTCACCCTCCTGACGCCGTCCAACGTCTCGtacgcgtcgacggcccagaCGGTCGGCTTGACGGCCGGCCACTTCATGTCCTAcaccgtcttcctcgccctcaACGCGAGCGACTTCGCCAACAAGTGGGTCCGGACAGTGCCCTCGGACGACGGtctcgtctccctcggcggcTACCTCATCTTTTGGGGCTGGGCCTAcatcctcgtcaccctcggACTCGGCTTCATGAAGAGCGAGGAGAAGTCGCagaacgaggacggcgtctGGGATGTCTACAAGATCATGTGGGGCATCCTGAAGCTGAAGAACGTGCagaccatcatcatcgtccaCCTCATCGCCAAGATCGGCTTCcaggccaacgacggcgtcaCGAACCTCAAGCTCCTCGACAAGGGCTTCGGCAAGGACAACATGGCGCTGACCGTTCTCATCGACTTCCCCTTCGAGATCGGACTCGGCTACTACGCCGGCATGTGGTCGCAAAAGTACACGCCCATGCGGCTCTGGTGCTGGGGTTTCGTCGGAcgcctcatcgccgccgtgctcgcccagatcaccgtcgccatcttcCCGAGCAGCGGCGTGACGGGCTGGtacctcctcgtcgtcatcgccgagcaCATCTTCTCCACCTTTACCAACACCGTCATGTTcgtggccgtctcggcctttCACGCCAAGGTATCGGACCCGGTCATTGGTGGCACCTACATGACGCTGCTGGCGAC CGTCTCGAATCTCGGCGGGACGTTTCCCAAATACTTTGTGCtgaagctcgtcgacgccttgACAGTGGCGACCTGCCACCCCAACCGGTCGGCGGAACGTCCTGAGACCAAAGGGCCCTTCATCACCACGCCCTTTTCCTGCGCCGTGCAGGCGGAGAAGGAACGGTGcgagaacggcggcggcgcctgcgTGATGACGCGGGACGGCTTCTACATGGTGAACATGCTCTGCGTTGCCTTTGGCATCGCGACGTTTGTGTGGTACATTCGGCCGCGGGTGATGCTTCTGCAGAACCTGCCGCTGCGGGCGTGGCGGCTTTCGCCAGGCAAGTGA